The following proteins come from a genomic window of Athalia rosae chromosome 1, iyAthRosa1.1, whole genome shotgun sequence:
- the LOC105686018 gene encoding serine/threonine-protein kinase STK11 isoform X3, which yields MDNRITRDDLDEEAINNEIFSDIEPVTWSNDDSNYDLDDINMFFHRVNSDQIIYEEKKKTCKLIGKYVMGDLLGEGSYGKVKEMLDSETLCRRAVKILKKKKLRRIPNGELNVQREIQLLRILKHRNVIGLVDVLYNHEKEKMYLVMEFCVGGLQDMLESTPHKRFPLWQAHEYFIQLIDGLEYLHGKGIVHKDIKPGNLLLTLDGTLKISDFGVAEALDMFAKDDTCTAGQGSPAFQPPEIANGCDTFAGFKVDIWSSGVTLYNITTGEYPFEGDNIYKLYENIGKGEYKIPEAVDSSLRSLLEGMLQKEVDRRFTLQQIRQHSWTLWRPPKTLEEVPVPPLRGDEWHTMTVLPYLMEHHYGVESNPTYYTEHELNDSYELLVSPDWWSPYN from the exons ATGGACAATAGGATCACTAGAGATGATCTTGATGAGGAGGCGATTaacaatgaaatattcagtGACATAGAGCCTGTAACCTGGTCGAATGACGACAGTAACTATGACTTGGACGACATCAACATGTTTTTCCACAGGGTGAACTCAGACCAAATTAtttacgaggaaaaaaagaaaacgtgtAAATTAATTGGCAAATATGTCATGGGGGATCTTTTGGGGGAAGGGAGTTATGGTAAAGTCAAAGAGATGCTCGACTCAGAAACTCTATGTAGAAGAGCCGTCaaaattctgaagaaaaaaaaacttcgtagGATACCTAATGGAGAACTAAATGTTCAACG GGAAATACAACTGCTGCGGATATTGAAACACCGAAATGTTATTGGGCTAGTGGACGTTCTGTATAatcatgaaaaagaaaaaatgtatttggTAATGGAGTTTTGCGTGGGAGGGTTGcag GATATGTTGGAAAGTACACCACATAAAAGATTTCCACTATGGCAAGCacatgaatatttcatccaGTTAATAGATGGCTTAGAATATCTGCATGGCAAAGGAATCGTTCACAAAGATATTAAACCGGGAAACTTGCTTTTGACTTTAGATGGTACCTTAAAAATCAGTGACTTTGGTGTGGCTGAG gCCCTAGATATGTTTGCCAAGGATGACACGTGTACTGCAGGTCAAGGATCTCCTGCCTTTCAACCCCCTGAAATTGCTAACGGCTGTGATACATTCGCTGGTTTCAAAGTAGATATTTGGAGCAGTGGCGTTACTTT ATATAATATTACAACAGGCGAATATCCCTTCGAAGGGGACAATATTTACAAGTTATATGAGAATATTGGAAAAGGTGAATATAAAATACCAGAGGCTGTAGACAGTTCCTTACGATCACTGTTAGAGGGAATGCTACAAAAGGAAGTCGATCGAAGATTTACGTTGCAGCAGATCAGACAACATTCGTGGACATTATGGAGACCGCCAAAAACACTGGAAGAAGTCCCCGTGCCACCTCTTAGGGGCGATGAATGGCACACTATGACCGTTCTGCCATATCTCATGGAACACCATTATGGCGTTGAATCAAATCCCACCTATTATACAGAGCATGAACTTAATG ATTCATACGAATTGCTTGTAAGCCCAGATTGGTGGTCTCCATACAACTG a
- the LOC105686018 gene encoding serine/threonine-protein kinase STK11 isoform X2 — protein sequence MDNRITRDDLDEEAINNEIFSDIEPVTWSNDDSNYDLDDINMFFHRVNSDQIIYEEKKKTCKLIGKYVMGDLLGEGSYGKVKEMLDSETLCRRAVKILKKKKLRRIPNGELNVQREIQLLRILKHRNVIGLVDVLYNHEKEKMYLVMEFCVGGLQDMLESTPHKRFPLWQAHEYFIQLIDGLEYLHGKGIVHKDIKPGNLLLTLDGTLKISDFGVAEALDMFAKDDTCTAGQGSPAFQPPEIANGCDTFAGFKVDIWSSGVTLYNITTGEYPFEGDNIYKLYENIGKGEYKIPEAVDSSLRSLLEGMLQKEVDRRFTLQQIRQHSWTLWRPPKTLEEVPVPPLRGDEWHTMTVLPYLMEHHYGVESNPTYYTEHELNDVERRDEHSTSNRVLVFFSKTCVIL from the exons ATGGACAATAGGATCACTAGAGATGATCTTGATGAGGAGGCGATTaacaatgaaatattcagtGACATAGAGCCTGTAACCTGGTCGAATGACGACAGTAACTATGACTTGGACGACATCAACATGTTTTTCCACAGGGTGAACTCAGACCAAATTAtttacgaggaaaaaaagaaaacgtgtAAATTAATTGGCAAATATGTCATGGGGGATCTTTTGGGGGAAGGGAGTTATGGTAAAGTCAAAGAGATGCTCGACTCAGAAACTCTATGTAGAAGAGCCGTCaaaattctgaagaaaaaaaaacttcgtagGATACCTAATGGAGAACTAAATGTTCAACG GGAAATACAACTGCTGCGGATATTGAAACACCGAAATGTTATTGGGCTAGTGGACGTTCTGTATAatcatgaaaaagaaaaaatgtatttggTAATGGAGTTTTGCGTGGGAGGGTTGcag GATATGTTGGAAAGTACACCACATAAAAGATTTCCACTATGGCAAGCacatgaatatttcatccaGTTAATAGATGGCTTAGAATATCTGCATGGCAAAGGAATCGTTCACAAAGATATTAAACCGGGAAACTTGCTTTTGACTTTAGATGGTACCTTAAAAATCAGTGACTTTGGTGTGGCTGAG gCCCTAGATATGTTTGCCAAGGATGACACGTGTACTGCAGGTCAAGGATCTCCTGCCTTTCAACCCCCTGAAATTGCTAACGGCTGTGATACATTCGCTGGTTTCAAAGTAGATATTTGGAGCAGTGGCGTTACTTT ATATAATATTACAACAGGCGAATATCCCTTCGAAGGGGACAATATTTACAAGTTATATGAGAATATTGGAAAAGGTGAATATAAAATACCAGAGGCTGTAGACAGTTCCTTACGATCACTGTTAGAGGGAATGCTACAAAAGGAAGTCGATCGAAGATTTACGTTGCAGCAGATCAGACAACATTCGTGGACATTATGGAGACCGCCAAAAACACTGGAAGAAGTCCCCGTGCCACCTCTTAGGGGCGATGAATGGCACACTATGACCGTTCTGCCATATCTCATGGAACACCATTATGGCGTTGAATCAAATCCCACCTATTATACAGAGCATGAACTTAATG ATGTAGAACGAAGGGATGAGCATTCCACGTCCAACCGCGTTCTAGTATTCTTCTCTAAGACATGTGTTATTCTCTAA
- the LOC105686014 gene encoding vesicle-fusing ATPase 1-like, whose protein sequence is MSAMRMKAIKCPTDELSLSNCAVISRDDFPDDIKHIEVTTGPNQHFVFTVKTHHDIPRGTVGFSLPQRKWATLSLNQDIEVRPYHFDPTSCSEFLCTITVEADFLQKKTTTLEPYDTELMAKEFLLQFSGQAFTVGQQLAFQFQDKKMLGLLVKSLEAADIAAIKSGQDAKPRKTRMGRCLGDTMIQFEKAENSSLNLTGKAKGKVVRQSIINPDWDFQKMGIGGLDKEFNAIFRRAFASRVFPPEVVEQLGCKHVKGILLYGPPGTGKTLMARQIGTMLNAREPKIVNGPQILDKYVGESEANIRRLFADAEEEEKRLGPNSGLHIIIFDEIDAICKSRGSVAGNTGVHDTVVNQLLAKIDGVEQLNNILVIGMTNRRDMIDEALLRPGRLEVQMEIGLPNEHGRFQIMNIHTSRMRDYKKIAPDVDIKELAVKTKNFSGAELEGLVRAAQSTAMNRLIKASSKVEVDPAAMEKLMVGRSDFLHALENDIKPAFGTSADALDHLLTRGIINWGKPVADILADGSLYIQQARGSEGSGLVSVLLEGPPNSGKTALAARIAKNSDFPFVKVCTPEDMVGYTESAKCLSIRKIFDDAYRSQLSCILVDNIERLLDYGPIGPRYSNLTLQALLVLLKKEPPRGRKLLILCTTSRRGVLEDMEMLSAFSTVLHVPNLSTSDHLLAVLEEADLFSKEELASLHAKLQGHRIFIGIKKLLGLIDMARQTEANYRVPKFLSKLEEEGGLE, encoded by the exons ATGTCTGCGATG AGAATGAAGGCGATAAAGTGCCCTACAGATGAGCTCAGCCTCTCTAACTGTGCTGTTATCAGCCGTGATGATTTTCCAGATGATATTAA GCATATTGAGGTAACTACTGGACCAAATCAACACTTTGTTTTCACTGTGAAAACCCATCATGACATACCACGTGGAACAGTTGGCTTTAGCTTGCCACAGCGTAAATGGGCAACTCTTTCCCTCAATCAAGATATCGAAGTACGTCCTTATCATTTCGACCCTACATCTTGTTCAGAATTTCTCTGCACTATCACTGTTGAAGCTGACTTTCTGCAGAAAAAAAC AACCACCTTGGAACCATATGATACGGAATTAATGGCCAAGGAATTTTTGCTGCAATTTTCTGGCCAAGCATTTACTGTGGGGCAGCAGCTtgcatttcaatttcaagatAAAAAGATGCTTGGACTTCTTGTTAAGAGTTTAGAGGCAGCTGATATTGCAGCTATAAAATCTGGACAAGATGCAAAGCCAAGGAAGACCCGAATGGGACGATGTCTGGGTGACACAATGATTCAGTTTGAGAAAGCAGAAAACTCAAGTCTTAATTTAACTGGAAAAGCAAAGGGAAAAGTCGTACGTCAATCAATTATCAACCCTGACTGGGACTTCCAGAAAATGGGAATTGGTGGCTTGGATAAAGAATTCAATGCTATATTTCGTCGAGCTTTTGCATCGCGTGTATTTCCCCCAGAAGTTGTTGAGCAACTAGGGTGCAAGCATGTTAAAGGTATTTTGTTATATGGCCCACCAGGTACTGGTAAAACTTTGATGGCCCGACAAATAGgcaccatgctgaatgcaagAGAGCCTAAAATCGTGAATGGACCACAAATCCTGGACAAATATGTGGGTGAGAGTGAAGCTAATATTAGGAGACTGTTCGCGGAtgctgaagaagaagaaaaaagg TTGGGCCCGAACAGTGGACTCCATATCATAATCTTTGATGAAATTGATGCCATTTGTAAATCTCGAGGAAGTGTTGCTGGCAATACTGGCGTTCATGATACTGTAGTTAATCAGTTACTTGCCAAGATTGATGGTGTTGAGCAACTGAACAACATTCTAGTTATTGGTATGACTAACAGGAGAGACATGATTGACGAAGCCTTGCTACGACCTGGCAGATTAGAG GTTCAAATGGAAATTGGTTTACCAAATGAACACGGTAGATTCCAAATCATGAATATTCACACATCCAGGATGCGAGATTACAAGAAGATCGCACCTGATGTTGACATCAAAGAGCTTGCAGTGAAGACAAAGAATTTCAGTGGTGCTGAACTGGAAGGTTTAGTAAGAGCTGCGCAGAGCACAGCTATGAATAGGTTGATTAAAGCTTCCAGCAAAGTGGAAGTTGACCCTGCAGCAATGGAAAAGCTGATGGTGGGCAGAAGTGACTTCCTGCATGCGTTGGAGAATGATATAAAGCCC GCGTTTGGTACCAGCGCAGATGCCTTGGACCATCTGTTGACACGTGGAATCATCAATTGGGGAAAACCAGTGGCAGATATTTTGGCCGATGGATCACTATATATCCAGCAAGCTCGTGGCTCAGAAGGATCAGGTCTTGTGTCTGTACTTTTGGAGGGACCACCAAACAGCGGTAAAACGGCTCTGGCAGCTCGTATTGCTAAAAACTCGGACTTTCCATTTGTCAAAGTTTGTACTCCTGAAGATATGGTCGGCTATACGGAATCTGCCAAATGTTTATCAATTCGCAAG ATTTTCGACGATGCATACCGTTCGCAACTCAGTTGTATTCTGGTCGACAACATAGAACGCCTTTTGGATTACGGTCCAATTGGTCCACGTTACTCAAACTTGACTCTGCAGGCGTTATTGGTTCTATTAAAAAAGGAGCCTCCACGTGGCCGAAAATTACTCATTTTATGTACAACAAGTCGCAG AGGTGTGCTGGAGGATATGGAGATGCTATCAGCCTTTAGCACGGTACTTCATGTGCCAAACCTCTCTACATCCGACCACCTTCTTGCGGTTTTGGAAGAAGCAGATCTTTTCTCAAAAGAGGAACTCGCATCTCTGCATGCTAAACTGCAGGGACACCG CATATTCATTGGCATCAAGAAACTGTTGGGCTTAATTGATATGGCGAGACAAACTGAAGCGAACTACAGGGTACCAAAGTTCTTGTCAAAGCTGGAAGAAGAGGGTGGTTTAGAGTGA
- the LOC105686018 gene encoding serine/threonine-protein kinase STK11 isoform X1 gives MDNRITRDDLDEEAINNEIFSDIEPVTWSNDDSNYDLDDINMFFHRVNSDQIIYEEKKKTCKLIGKYVMGDLLGEGSYGKVKEMLDSETLCRRAVKILKKKKLRRIPNGELNVQREIQLLRILKHRNVIGLVDVLYNHEKEKMYLVMEFCVGGLQDMLESTPHKRFPLWQAHEYFIQLIDGLEYLHGKGIVHKDIKPGNLLLTLDGTLKISDFGVAEALDMFAKDDTCTAGQGSPAFQPPEIANGCDTFAGFKVDIWSSGVTLYNITTGEYPFEGDNIYKLYENIGKGEYKIPEAVDSSLRSLLEGMLQKEVDRRFTLQQIRQHSWTLWRPPKTLEEVPVPPLRGDEWHTMTVLPYLMEHHYGVESNPTYYTEHELNEERKLQEMDRSIGNQKDACNSHMKQLGHQGKRRWRKPISCISVKKFPSCKPS, from the exons ATGGACAATAGGATCACTAGAGATGATCTTGATGAGGAGGCGATTaacaatgaaatattcagtGACATAGAGCCTGTAACCTGGTCGAATGACGACAGTAACTATGACTTGGACGACATCAACATGTTTTTCCACAGGGTGAACTCAGACCAAATTAtttacgaggaaaaaaagaaaacgtgtAAATTAATTGGCAAATATGTCATGGGGGATCTTTTGGGGGAAGGGAGTTATGGTAAAGTCAAAGAGATGCTCGACTCAGAAACTCTATGTAGAAGAGCCGTCaaaattctgaagaaaaaaaaacttcgtagGATACCTAATGGAGAACTAAATGTTCAACG GGAAATACAACTGCTGCGGATATTGAAACACCGAAATGTTATTGGGCTAGTGGACGTTCTGTATAatcatgaaaaagaaaaaatgtatttggTAATGGAGTTTTGCGTGGGAGGGTTGcag GATATGTTGGAAAGTACACCACATAAAAGATTTCCACTATGGCAAGCacatgaatatttcatccaGTTAATAGATGGCTTAGAATATCTGCATGGCAAAGGAATCGTTCACAAAGATATTAAACCGGGAAACTTGCTTTTGACTTTAGATGGTACCTTAAAAATCAGTGACTTTGGTGTGGCTGAG gCCCTAGATATGTTTGCCAAGGATGACACGTGTACTGCAGGTCAAGGATCTCCTGCCTTTCAACCCCCTGAAATTGCTAACGGCTGTGATACATTCGCTGGTTTCAAAGTAGATATTTGGAGCAGTGGCGTTACTTT ATATAATATTACAACAGGCGAATATCCCTTCGAAGGGGACAATATTTACAAGTTATATGAGAATATTGGAAAAGGTGAATATAAAATACCAGAGGCTGTAGACAGTTCCTTACGATCACTGTTAGAGGGAATGCTACAAAAGGAAGTCGATCGAAGATTTACGTTGCAGCAGATCAGACAACATTCGTGGACATTATGGAGACCGCCAAAAACACTGGAAGAAGTCCCCGTGCCACCTCTTAGGGGCGATGAATGGCACACTATGACCGTTCTGCCATATCTCATGGAACACCATTATGGCGTTGAATCAAATCCCACCTATTATACAGAGCATGAACTTAATG aagaaagaaaactcCAAGAAATGGACAGAAGTATCGGAAATCAAAAAGATGCGTGTAATAGTCATATGAAACAACTTGGTCATCAAGGCAAAAGGAGATGGCGCAAGCCAATATCGTGTATCagcgtaaaaaaatttccatcttgTAAGCCTTCGTGA
- the LOC105686018 gene encoding serine/threonine-protein kinase STK11 isoform X4 translates to MDNRITRDDLDEEAINNEIFSDIEPVTWSNDDSNYDLDDINMFFHRVNSDQIIYEEKKKTCKLIGKYVMGDLLGEGSYGKVKEMLDSETLCRRAVKILKKKKLRRIPNGELNVQREIQLLRILKHRNVIGLVDVLYNHEKEKMYLVMEFCVGGLQDMLESTPHKRFPLWQAHEYFIQLIDGLEYLHGKGIVHKDIKPGNLLLTLDGTLKISDFGVAEALDMFAKDDTCTAGQGSPAFQPPEIANGCDTFAGFKVDIWSSGVTLYNITTGEYPFEGDNIYKLYENIGKGEYKIPEAVDSSLRSLLEGMLQKEVDRRFTLQQIRQHSWTLWRPPKTLEEVPVPPLRGDEWHTMTVLPYLMEHHYGVESNPTYYTEHELNDSYELLVSPDWWSPYN, encoded by the exons ATGGACAATAGGATCACTAGAGATGATCTTGATGAGGAGGCGATTaacaatgaaatattcagtGACATAGAGCCTGTAACCTGGTCGAATGACGACAGTAACTATGACTTGGACGACATCAACATGTTTTTCCACAGGGTGAACTCAGACCAAATTAtttacgaggaaaaaaagaaaacgtgtAAATTAATTGGCAAATATGTCATGGGGGATCTTTTGGGGGAAGGGAGTTATGGTAAAGTCAAAGAGATGCTCGACTCAGAAACTCTATGTAGAAGAGCCGTCaaaattctgaagaaaaaaaaacttcgtagGATACCTAATGGAGAACTAAATGTTCAACG GGAAATACAACTGCTGCGGATATTGAAACACCGAAATGTTATTGGGCTAGTGGACGTTCTGTATAatcatgaaaaagaaaaaatgtatttggTAATGGAGTTTTGCGTGGGAGGGTTGcag GATATGTTGGAAAGTACACCACATAAAAGATTTCCACTATGGCAAGCacatgaatatttcatccaGTTAATAGATGGCTTAGAATATCTGCATGGCAAAGGAATCGTTCACAAAGATATTAAACCGGGAAACTTGCTTTTGACTTTAGATGGTACCTTAAAAATCAGTGACTTTGGTGTGGCTGAG gCCCTAGATATGTTTGCCAAGGATGACACGTGTACTGCAGGTCAAGGATCTCCTGCCTTTCAACCCCCTGAAATTGCTAACGGCTGTGATACATTCGCTGGTTTCAAAGTAGATATTTGGAGCAGTGGCGTTACTTT ATATAATATTACAACAGGCGAATATCCCTTCGAAGGGGACAATATTTACAAGTTATATGAGAATATTGGAAAAGGTGAATATAAAATACCAGAGGCTGTAGACAGTTCCTTACGATCACTGTTAGAGGGAATGCTACAAAAGGAAGTCGATCGAAGATTTACGTTGCAGCAGATCAGACAACATTCGTGGACATTATGGAGACCGCCAAAAACACTGGAAGAAGTCCCCGTGCCACCTCTTAGGGGCGATGAATGGCACACTATGACCGTTCTGCCATATCTCATGGAACACCATTATGGCGTTGAATCAAATCCCACCTATTATACAGAGCATGAACTTAATG ATTCATACGAATTGCTTGTAAGCCCAGATTGGTGGTCTCCATACAACTG A